From Brassica rapa cultivar Chiifu-401-42 chromosome A06, CAAS_Brap_v3.01, whole genome shotgun sequence:
AGTTGTTGTTTATCTTACATGAGTGAAGACACTTCACATGTACTCGCCAAGTGTCTTTGAAGGGTTTGACTTGGTTAAGAAAAACCAAACTCTGCTTGTTCGACAAAACCAAACTACTTTACTTGTTAgacattttagttttttttttctttgctacGGTGAGTATGAAGAATATGAGGGGaaggtttatatatatagtggGTTATACGTAatctaaagattttttttaaaaatgtaatagCACGATTTTTGTGGAGTCAATCAAGGAAGATATATATTAGTTGCCTAAGTAACTAAATTTGTTAGCACAAAAAGAGAATATTCGGTTGTTATACTTAAAAtggttttgataatttattatttgaaaattgGATAAAGAAGGTGTGAAATGAGGGAATCAAGTAATTAGGATTCTCGTTTAGATATgttagttagttttttttttttttttgacagcagaTATGTTAGTTTGTAAGATCGATATATGTGGAGTTAATGTGTTggaattatgtttttgttatgtttagattttgtgtatatttttttttgaaatatatgcCTTATTTTTAACTTGGAACTTACGTTCTATTAAAATCTAGCCGTTTTTATTAATCCTATTTTAAGTTAAAATCTAAAGTATTAAATATAtgctttattttgttttgttcacgTTTTTAAAAAGCATGTcgaatttttaaattaaaatctaaagtATTAACTATATCTATGCATCCAAACAAAACAGTTTTTATTAATCCCACTATTCATATACCCAAACAACTCtcaaatgtacttcagttttaataatatagatgtgtAGACATAAATACTAAGACCATGATTAAGCTCAGTATCTTAATTGGGGTTATTTGCTTCGGTTAAGAGAcagtttttatctttttttagattttaactaagaaaaactaagaaccgtctcttaagtaagagatataagaaccgtctcttagtCGAAAAgtgtaaacaaaaaaacaaaaaaaatatcaaatcatgaaTTAAGAACCCCGGCTAAAAGACCGGGGTTAATCATACCCTAACGTCTCTCTTGATGCAACTAGATGACAGTAAATTTCCATAAAACACTAAAATGATGATTTTGGCTTAATTGTCTTacaatagattaaaaaaattaaaccatttaccaagtttataacattttttacatattatatatcatatacgtgTCATGTCACGTTTGCTATGGATTGTtatcaattggtgaagatggtttcggaacctgAAGAATAGCTAGCATTTGAAGGCTACCTGGAAAATATTAAGCTTCTTAGAAGAAGTTTCCTCAACTCAGAAATCATTCATGTTTTTCGAACGGCGAACCTCaaggcggatagcttagcaaCACAGTGATAGAAAACAACCGTTTTTCGTCGTACATATACAGAGTTACCACTTTGTTTTACAGAGTCAACACGAGTCTGTGaatgtttgctgtcaaaaaagaaaaaaaatatatatatatatatatatcatatacgtgCTGACAAACCAGGATATATTGactaaaaacatttaattaatttactaaaattaaataTCCAACGTATAAGAATTATTCAACTCAACAATGTCACGAATTTTAATTGTTTGGAGTTTGACTAGTTATATTACATGAATCATCAATGATATTGCCAAAAATCGAAAATTCGAGAATGATTATAAATAGAGCGATAAAAACTAACACATTGTATATTTGCTTTGGTGAAAAAACTGCTGACTGAACATAAAATCtttgtatgaaaaaataaataatcatagGAGAGAGAGTAAATTGTGTATAGGCCAACACCGAAGAGGAAAACATCATCCACAAGTTTGCAGTTGTGTATAGACACCGCGCACAAAAACATCATCAAAGATCTTTTGAGAAAGGTAATAAGATATTTACTTTCCCATGGCTCTTCTTACACCACATAGTTTATCTCACTCACACGTGCGGATTCACCGACTTACAAAGGAGATCACACCTACTAATGTCAAAACTAAGGGTAATATAGTCATTATCGTGTCGAGGAAATGTCTGAACGGAGAAGAGGAGTTTCCGTTATCCTTTTTATATAAtctctgttttttatttttctcttgtCATTTCTTTCgttgatttaattaattaattaacagATAAAAATCTGAACTTTCTTCTCCTCTCTCGAGCCTCAAGCGACCAATCTAATTAGGGTTTTTGTGAATCTTCATCccaatttcaaaatttcaattACTTCACTCTGTTTTCTCTATCAGCTCCGAAAGCATGATTTCAGATTCGATCACCAACGCTTCTGCTACATCAGCTCCAAGCGCGAGGGATTTCGCAAAGAAGAAGAGGGTAAAGCTCTTTCTGTTCAAATCTCCTTAAACCTCATCTCTTTTATATGAAATTGATTggctttttttggttttgtgattGCATTGCGTTGGCAGAACAATAAGTCTGCGGCTAAGCTGAAGCAGAACAAGCTCGGTCTCCGCCGCGAGCAATGGCTTTCTCAAGGTATCATTGTAAAGCCTTCATCTTTTCACTTGTGTCTCTCTCCTAAAGACTAAAGTTGTTGCCTTTTGCCGTTtggttaatatatttgattatgggttttggttttggttttggttttcacTATTAGTTGCGGTGACCAATAAGGTCTGTAAGGAGGAGAAGAGTGCCAAGCCTGATCAGAGAGATAAGCCAGTGGAGCGTAGAGAAGAGGATAGTAACGGTGGGAATGTTGATGTTCGTCATGAGAGCTTTATGGAGTCACCTTCAAACAGCTCCATGGGAGGCACTGATATAAGCACTAACTTCAGTGGGAGTAGTAGTACCAGCAGTGACTTTTGCTCTGGTAACATAACTGAAGAGGATAATGGTGAAGAGTGTGTGGATGATTGGGAAGCTCTTGCTGATGCATTAGCTGCCGAGGAAGAGAATCTCCTCCATGAGTCTGTTAAGGAGAAAGAGAGTGTTGGACAATCAGCTTCTAATGCGGATGATTCGATCAACAGAGATGCAGAGCAGGATTGTTTGAGAATGCCATCAAGGAAGCAAAAGAGCAATCGAGCTTGGAGGCCTGACGATAACCTTCGCCCTCAGGGGCTACCTAATCTGGGGAAGCAGCTTAGTTTCCCGGAGCTGGACAAGCGTTATAGCACTGTCTCGATTCCGTCTTCATGTCCCATCTGCTATGAAGACTTGGACTTGACTGATTCGAGTTTCCTTCCATGTCCTTGCGGGTTCAGGCTCTGTCTCTTCTGCCACAAGACTATTTGCGATGGAGATGGGCGTTGTCCAGGGTGCAGGAAACCGTATGAAGTACAGAATGCCATCAAGGCTGAGACTAGTGTTCAAGGTGGTGGTTTCACTATTCGGTTGGCTCGTTCTTCTAGCatgttttgcaggttttgaaaaaaaaatgagaggTGTGGTTTTGGTAAAGCCGTGTTGTTTCTCTGTGTTTCATCCCCGCATTCTTGCTTTAGGTAATGTGGGTATAGTGTTGTCATTTGGCACTCGAGAACTTTgatctttgttttctttgtcaTGGAACACTGTGGTGATGGTGATGTAGTGTGGTGTGTGAATACATAAAAAGGTGGTACAGAAaattcaaatatagagtttcaatAGTGCTTGTTTGGTCTGCAACGATTCATGTGATGATAATACCATTAAAGGTCTAAGAGTTATTATGTTGTTATAGAGTTATAATACCCAAGTTACTCATTACCAGGGCTTTGCTTTATACAATCATCTGAGATCAGTTCTCATTATTTGTTCCTTGAGCGTAATTCATCGTCTTTAACATTATTATTTGGAAATTTctgattattttatgattagcCAACTTTCATATAACCAGCTTACAATCTcttgtaagaaaaaaacatgacaTCTCTAatgaataataatataatagttttgtgGTTTATCTCTACCATTTACATTGCTAACATAGTCTATGAATAAGCCCTGTTTCTCTGTCAACACTGAGTTTTTTactcagcaaaaaaaaagacaccaGGGGGTGGAAAATTGTATAGGTGATTAAGCTTTTTAAAGATCATGTCATGGTAGTCTGCTTGGGAAAGCTCAGATCTTTGTGCGTTTGAGCTGCAAGGGAACAGATGAGTCCAAGGAGTAGACATTCTCTGTTTCTAGCTCTCTCTTGTTAATACTCTTTGTGAAAGATAAATCTTCAACTTTAATCAGAGAATCTCTTATTCTTCTTACATCCGAGAGTTTTACCGGCTTCAGTAAGAAATCTTCAGCCCCTTCTTCAAGACATCtgcatatataaacaaaaatagaatttagtACAATTTCAATAAAGTTTATTAATTTTCTGGATCAATAAATTTCTGTGCAGGTCTGTTTTGTTGTGTATGTAGCAAACACTATAACATGGCCAAATCATATATTGAGTTGGCCATTTTATAATTTCTatagagaaaaaatattattctttttatttaatttggtcCAGAGAAAAGCATGTGATTTCACAATACCTACCAAAGATTAGGCAAACAATTTCCAACTATTTTTATTGTATAATATCACAATCACCAGAAACAGAATCAAATCTCGAAAGTAAAAgatttagaaacataaaaatcaTCTTGGGACCCATGACAAATCACCAAATCTCACATTTGAATAATTATGCAATCACCACCACTGATGGCTGGTTTAAAAACTAATCAAATAACATGATGATCTATCTAATATATTGGGGTTAAAATTAAATGTACCATAAACATCATTCAAGACATCTCAACTTTACTATAACTTTTTGACTAGATGATCTACATGCAAGGAACAGCATGAAAATATACCTATCAATACGAGGCAAAATGTTCTCAGATGACATAACCACCACAGGCACATCTCTGAAAGCTGACGATTCCTGTGAAAAAAATACAGATTAGATTAGCataaatatttagatttaacTAACTGAATTCAACAAAATCATCAGATTGTATAGTAATTCCTTAAAGAGGGTTTGCTTACTTTGATCTTCTTCAAGAGTTCATATCCAGTCATTCCGGGCATAGAGTAATCCGTCATGATCAAATTAACTTTCAAATCCTGAAAAATCGaccaaaaaacataacaaatcaCCGTTAACAATTTGCTGTGAGAGCTTAATTTCATATCAAAACGTTCTCAAGAAATAGAACAAAAAAGTATATCGGGTGGATTTGGAAACTGATTCTTTACCTTACAACCGATGGGTTTCTCGTTTACGTCTAGTCCAAGGTATTGCAGAGCTCTTGTCGCACTATCAACAACAGTAACTGAACCAAAACACAAACAACATGTCCATAAGAATTCAAGATTGAAAATAATAACGAGatattgtttttcaaaaaatgatTAATTACCTTTACAGGAAGAGACTTTGAGCAAGCGTTCTATGAATTTCCGATCAACGTGACTGTCGTCGACGGCGAGAACATGAAGAAGATCAGGTGATGTAAACTTGGAAGGATCGTTAGCCATCTCCATTTTCATCGGTAGCATAACCTCAGCCATGTGATATATTGGATCTTTAAGAGAATAGAGAGAAGAGCAAAATTAAATGTTATACTCAAAGTTGGATGATATGGAAGAATATGATGTTTGAAACAATGGACGTTGATGAgatgtatatatattcaaaagttGACAGAAAATAAAGAGGGGAACATATAAAATCGAGAGATTTTGCATATCTTTTAGATTTTGTCAACTTGctttcaaaatcttttttttgttttttttatataaatataaaaaatacatcGGTGGAAAATCGACAATTAATATAATCAAACCGATCGGTCTGGCATCGGTGCAAGATATAACCGACCCACGTGATATCATTGGATCTATCACTTCTCCGTGCTTTCATATTCAACTCTTTTATTAGTCTTGTTTCCCTTTGGATCATAATAGTATCCTTACAAACTTTGATCAGCAGAATCTTATCTCTTGTGCATCATCACAATCTCACCATTAAGAGTTAAACTGACACCAATGATACGTGTATTTAACAGTTAGAGTGGGCATGACAAGTGTAATATTTAAACTACTCTTGTTTATTCATCTTCCAGAATCAACAACTATCGTTGCTGTATAAGAGTGCTATATCCTAAACTTGAAAAGAACCTTCAAAGTTTTGTGACCCTCTAGTCATGCACACACTTTTTATTGATATTCAAACGGGATGATAACCAAAGAATCCAACCAACaaagataattttatattgagctttagagaaagaaaaaagctgctataaaaaaaagagagaaaaaaactagTAGTGGAACGAGTCCACCAAAGATATAAGCCATGTTCGGAATGTTGTCGCTAGAACGAGAGCGGCACATAAAAATACTATTAACTAATAGCTTTTTGGgacacaaaaatattttgttataagagAAAACAGTGGTGGTCGCTgatttcttcgtcttcttcctcttcttcttcttcgtcttcttcctgTTAAATTGGCTCCCGAGCAAAGACGTAGCATTTTCCATGTGATCCGGCTCACTAAAGATACAAACTTCTAGTTCCCCCTTCAAGTTGGTTTCAAACTCAACTCTTCTAGTCTTGTTTTCCTTGGGGTTGTAAAAGTATGCGTATAACAACGTTTGAGCAGAATCCAATGTCTTGGGCATTATCACAATTTCACCATCAAGAGTGACACCAGCTACAAGAGTCTTTAACATATCAGGAAGAGACATGTCAATAGTAACCTTAGACCATTCATGTTTCTCGCTGCCATGATCTTTCATAACCCACACCTCTGCTCTATCTTTGCTGTAAAACGTGCATCCTAGTTTCCCTTGGTAGTTTACTAAACTCAACTCCTCCAACTGATTCATCTCCACATCTATGGGCATCTGGATATGATCAAATCTCTCAAACCTAACGTCGAA
This genomic window contains:
- the LOC103874728 gene encoding uncharacterized protein LOC103874728 isoform X1, whose protein sequence is MISDSITNASATSAPSARDFAKKKRNNKSAAKLKQNKLGLRREQWLSQVAVTNKVCKEEKSAKPDQRDKPVERREEDSNGGNVDVRHESFMESPSNSSMGGTDISTNFSGSSSTSSDFCSGNITEEDNGEECVDDWEALADALAAEEENLLHESVKEKESVGQSASNADDSINRDAEQDCLRMPSRKQKSNRAWRPDDNLRPQGLPNLGKQLSFPELDKRYSTVSIPSSCPICYEDLDLTDSSFLPCPCGFRLCLFCHKTICDGDGRCPGCRKPYEVQNAIKAETSVQGGGFTIRLARSSSMFCRF
- the LOC103874728 gene encoding uncharacterized protein LOC103874728 isoform X2, producing MISDSITNASATSAPSARDFAKKKRNNKSAAKLKQNKLGLRREQWLSQVAVTNKVCKEEKSAKPDQRDKPVERREEDSNGGNVDVRHESFMESPSNSSMGGTDISTNFSGSSSTSSDFCSGNITEEDNGEECVDDWEALADALAAEEENLLHESVKEKESVGQSASNADDSINRDAEQDCLRMPSRKQKSNRAWRPDDNLRPQGLPNLGKQLSFPELDKRYSTVSIPSSCPICYEDLDLTDSSFLPCPCGFRLCLFCHKTICDGDGRCPGCRKPYEVQNAIKAETSVQGGGFTIRLARSSSMFCSVVCEYIKRWYRKFKYRVSIVLVWSATIHVMIIPLKV
- the LOC103874727 gene encoding two-component response regulator ARR6: MAEVMLPMKMEMANDPSKFTSPDLLHVLAVDDSHVDRKFIERLLKVSSCKVTVVDSATRALQYLGLDVNEKPIGCKDLKVNLIMTDYSMPGMTGYELLKKIKESSAFRDVPVVVMSSENILPRIDRCLEEGAEDFLLKPVKLSDVRRIRDSLIKVEDLSFTKSINKRELETENVYSLDSSVPLQLKRTKI